A region of Paractinoplanes abujensis DNA encodes the following proteins:
- a CDS encoding GNAT family N-acetyltransferase, which produces MEASLLFRTMAESDLGLVLTCLSEPSVNTTTDDRFREHLAAHSYRHEWTWLAFDGDTLAGLAVWWGFPAGDRPLALDALWASPAAGDPVPMWAELIRRVSPPAEYHIFTIPEHRDDPEIALRLRAAAEAGLTTLNERFRYEWTSASPLPDRPARLRYVPATDEEFADAFERVSVGSLDVATREGVARHGARAQALADVEDYKMMPGPRERWRLAYDAGKNLVGVALPSANAGGPVVGYVAVVPEQRGHGYAADLLAEITWMLAADGATVIRADTDSTNTPMVATFERLGYRRFALRLVAS; this is translated from the coding sequence ATGGAGGCTTCGTTGTTGTTCCGCACCATGGCCGAGTCCGATCTCGGCCTTGTCCTGACCTGCCTGTCCGAACCGTCGGTCAACACGACGACCGACGACCGTTTCCGCGAGCACCTCGCCGCGCACAGCTATCGCCACGAGTGGACGTGGCTGGCCTTCGACGGCGACACCCTGGCCGGCCTGGCCGTCTGGTGGGGCTTCCCCGCCGGTGACCGGCCCCTGGCCCTCGACGCCCTGTGGGCGAGCCCGGCGGCCGGCGATCCCGTGCCGATGTGGGCCGAGCTGATCCGGCGGGTGTCGCCGCCGGCGGAGTATCACATCTTCACGATCCCCGAGCACCGCGACGATCCCGAGATCGCGCTGCGCCTGCGGGCCGCGGCCGAGGCCGGGCTGACCACCCTCAACGAGCGTTTCCGGTACGAGTGGACGAGCGCGTCGCCGCTGCCGGACCGCCCGGCCCGCCTGCGGTACGTGCCCGCCACGGACGAGGAGTTCGCCGACGCCTTCGAGCGCGTCTCGGTGGGCAGCCTCGACGTGGCCACCCGCGAGGGCGTCGCCCGGCACGGCGCCCGGGCCCAGGCCCTGGCGGATGTCGAGGACTACAAGATGATGCCCGGTCCCCGCGAACGGTGGCGGCTCGCGTACGACGCCGGCAAGAACCTGGTCGGGGTGGCGCTGCCGTCGGCCAACGCGGGCGGGCCGGTCGTCGGCTACGTGGCCGTGGTGCCGGAGCAGCGCGGGCACGGCTACGCGGCCGACCTGCTGGCCGAGATCACGTGGATGCTGGCCGCCGACGGCGCGACGGTGATCCGGGCCGACACCGACAGCACGAACACGCCTATGGTGGCAACCTTCGAACGGCTCGGATATCGTCGCTTCGCGTTGAGACTGGTCGCCTCGTAA
- a CDS encoding helix-turn-helix domain-containing protein has product MPASGTSDRPRLTPREHAILELLAQGFTARAMARRLGVAPATVSKHLQNVYRKLGTSDRLVTVLTAQRLRILP; this is encoded by the coding sequence GTGCCAGCCAGCGGCACGAGTGACCGGCCGCGGCTGACCCCGCGCGAGCACGCCATCCTCGAGCTGCTGGCTCAGGGCTTCACGGCCCGGGCCATGGCGCGGCGGCTCGGGGTTGCCCCGGCCACCGTGTCGAAGCATCTGCAGAACGTCTATCGCAAGCTCGGGACCAGCGATCGTCTGGTCACCGTGCTGACCGCCCAGCGTTTACGGATTCTGCCCTGA
- a CDS encoding WD40 repeat domain-containing protein, with translation MDDERPDPIRTFAERLRALQVESGGPSVRELVRLTEKAGTPYTRGTIHDKLAGRSAAPWEFVAAFVRACAVHRGESGPPDLSRWRAWHATMEQELAAVRTRRRPARTDVCPYRGLETFTAEHAAWFHGRAAAVREVLSALAVHRRGLLLLGPSGSGKSSLIQAGVLPALARGALPGSDRWRTVVVRPGKDLTAEVARAGLEEIPAGTRVLLVIDQFEELLTESGSEPPELGEPGLTVVVVMRDDFYPRLAAHAPDLLRALTPGLVNVPAGLSADDLRDIVVKPAAAVGLELQEGLAERIVTDLLPAGSAAAPVTVLPLLELTLHQLWHRREQGRLTHAAYQRIGGVTGAVTSWCDTAVDELTGERRLVAQRLLTALVRPADTRHDVPAVRQQVALPDLRALAGPGADEVLAVLTERRIVTTRTTGAPATPVAELVHEALIRDWATLRDWVEQDHRFQDWLRRAGDREHRWSQRRQPADLLLGTDLAEALTWSSRRHLPDRLDGFVTASHRHDQAARRRTRRVIAVLAGLLATALIATGVAGWQRRTAVEAGRTALSRQLAAQSGAQLSSDPDTAGTLAVRAYRESPTAEAAAAVHAAAALPLRRRLTGHTAPVYAVAVDPAGRLLATGGDDRTVRLWDLATGALRATLTGHDAPVQTLGFSPDGHMVATGGVNGRIRLYDIPSGRAGRTWTDPSLAVTALAFSPDGRTVATGGGDRNVRLWDPVTGRLRASRAVGGDITTVAISPDGRTLAVGGLPGLAELWTGAVRRKLAGQPGDVTSAGFSPDGRTVATAGTDSKVRLWDTGTGRLRSTLAGNTNAVLGVVFGPDGGTLATAGGDGLARVFDAATGRIRTTLTGHSGSVTTVAFTPDGRTLATGSTDHTARLWDVSTGQVRATLTGRTGEGTTVAFSPDGRLLATGSRDGSARLWDSATGRVRRRLTGHTGAVREAAFSPDGRTLATGSLDGTVRLWDVGSGRTLTTLGTPGEEIFALAYSPDGRTVATGIRGRPIRLYDVSTGQVRQVLDSEFVYALAFSPDGTMLAEGHGDNTWRVWDTSSGRVVSAGTGRFVYTVAFSPDGRTLATAGDDHTVRLWDAPTGRARATLTGHTEAVYDLDFSEDGATLVSGGEDGTVRLWDVAAGQQRSMLPGRTESVDSVALSPDGRTLAAGDTEDLNTVRLWDVAPPLTMDAAVAHICATTQSC, from the coding sequence GTGGACGACGAGCGTCCCGACCCGATCCGCACGTTCGCCGAGCGCCTGCGCGCGTTGCAGGTCGAATCGGGCGGACCCTCCGTGCGCGAGCTGGTGCGGCTGACCGAGAAGGCGGGCACGCCGTACACGCGCGGCACGATCCACGACAAGCTGGCCGGGCGCTCGGCCGCGCCGTGGGAGTTCGTCGCCGCCTTCGTGCGGGCTTGCGCCGTGCACCGGGGCGAGTCGGGGCCGCCCGACCTGAGCCGCTGGCGGGCCTGGCACGCCACGATGGAACAAGAGCTGGCCGCCGTACGGACCCGGAGGCGGCCGGCCCGCACCGACGTCTGCCCGTACCGCGGCCTGGAGACGTTCACGGCCGAGCACGCCGCCTGGTTCCACGGCCGGGCCGCTGCCGTCCGCGAGGTGCTGTCGGCCCTGGCCGTCCATCGGCGCGGGCTGCTGCTGCTCGGGCCCTCCGGCTCCGGCAAGTCCTCGCTGATCCAAGCCGGGGTGCTGCCCGCGCTGGCCCGGGGCGCGCTGCCCGGCAGCGACCGCTGGCGGACGGTGGTCGTGCGCCCCGGCAAGGACCTCACCGCCGAGGTGGCCCGGGCCGGGCTGGAGGAGATCCCCGCCGGGACCCGTGTCCTGCTGGTGATCGACCAGTTCGAGGAGTTGCTGACCGAGTCCGGGTCCGAGCCGCCCGAGCTCGGCGAGCCCGGTCTGACCGTGGTCGTGGTGATGCGCGACGACTTCTATCCGCGGCTGGCCGCCCACGCGCCGGATCTGCTCCGCGCGCTCACCCCGGGCCTGGTCAACGTCCCGGCCGGGCTGAGCGCGGACGACCTGCGCGACATCGTCGTCAAGCCGGCCGCGGCGGTCGGCCTCGAGCTGCAGGAGGGGCTGGCCGAGCGGATCGTCACCGACTTGCTGCCCGCGGGGTCCGCCGCCGCACCGGTCACGGTCCTGCCGCTGCTCGAGCTGACCCTGCACCAGCTGTGGCACCGCCGCGAGCAGGGCCGCCTGACCCACGCCGCCTACCAGCGCATCGGCGGCGTCACCGGCGCGGTCACCTCCTGGTGCGACACGGCGGTGGACGAGCTGACCGGCGAACGCCGCCTGGTCGCACAGCGCCTGCTGACCGCGCTCGTACGCCCGGCCGACACCCGGCACGACGTGCCCGCCGTACGGCAGCAGGTCGCCCTGCCCGACCTGCGCGCGCTGGCCGGACCCGGCGCGGACGAGGTGCTGGCCGTCCTCACCGAGCGACGGATCGTCACCACGCGCACGACCGGGGCGCCGGCCACACCGGTGGCCGAACTCGTCCACGAGGCCCTGATCCGGGACTGGGCCACGCTGCGGGACTGGGTCGAACAGGATCATCGGTTCCAGGACTGGCTGCGCCGGGCCGGCGACCGGGAGCACCGCTGGTCGCAGCGCCGGCAGCCGGCCGACCTGCTGCTCGGCACCGACCTGGCGGAGGCCTTGACCTGGTCGTCGCGGCGTCACCTGCCCGACCGGCTCGACGGGTTCGTGACCGCGAGCCACCGGCACGACCAGGCCGCGCGCCGGCGCACCCGGCGGGTCATCGCGGTGCTGGCCGGCCTGCTCGCGACGGCGCTGATCGCGACGGGCGTCGCCGGGTGGCAGCGGCGGACCGCCGTCGAGGCCGGACGGACGGCCCTGTCCCGCCAGCTCGCCGCGCAGTCGGGCGCGCAGCTGAGCAGCGACCCCGACACGGCGGGGACCCTGGCCGTCCGGGCCTACCGGGAGAGCCCGACCGCCGAGGCCGCCGCCGCTGTGCACGCCGCGGCCGCGCTGCCCCTGCGACGCCGCCTCACCGGGCACACCGCCCCGGTGTACGCCGTGGCCGTCGACCCGGCCGGGCGGCTGCTGGCCACGGGCGGCGACGACCGGACCGTACGGCTGTGGGACCTGGCCACCGGGGCGCTCCGAGCCACCCTGACCGGGCACGACGCCCCGGTGCAGACCCTCGGGTTCAGCCCGGACGGCCACATGGTCGCCACCGGCGGCGTGAACGGGCGGATCCGGCTCTACGACATCCCTTCCGGACGGGCCGGCCGGACCTGGACCGACCCCTCGCTCGCGGTGACCGCTCTCGCCTTCAGCCCCGACGGCCGCACCGTCGCCACCGGCGGAGGCGACCGGAACGTGCGACTGTGGGACCCGGTCACCGGACGGCTGCGGGCGAGCCGGGCCGTGGGCGGGGACATCACGACCGTGGCGATCAGCCCGGACGGCCGGACGCTGGCCGTCGGCGGGCTGCCGGGCCTGGCCGAGCTCTGGACCGGTGCCGTGCGCCGCAAGCTGGCCGGGCAACCGGGCGACGTGACCTCGGCCGGGTTCAGCCCGGACGGTCGCACGGTGGCGACCGCGGGCACCGACAGCAAGGTCAGGCTGTGGGACACCGGGACCGGACGCCTGCGGTCCACCCTGGCCGGCAACACGAACGCCGTGCTCGGCGTGGTGTTCGGGCCGGACGGCGGCACACTCGCGACCGCGGGCGGGGACGGGCTGGCCCGGGTGTTCGACGCCGCGACCGGACGGATCCGCACCACGCTGACGGGGCACTCCGGGTCCGTGACGACGGTCGCCTTCACCCCCGACGGGCGCACCCTGGCCACCGGCAGCACCGATCACACGGCCCGGCTCTGGGACGTGAGCACCGGGCAGGTCAGGGCGACGCTCACGGGCCGGACGGGCGAGGGCACGACGGTGGCGTTCAGCCCCGACGGGCGGCTGCTGGCCACCGGCAGCCGGGACGGGTCGGCACGGCTGTGGGACTCGGCCACCGGGCGGGTCCGCCGCCGGCTGACCGGGCACACCGGCGCGGTCCGGGAGGCCGCGTTCAGCCCGGACGGCCGGACGCTGGCCACGGGCAGCCTGGACGGGACCGTACGGCTCTGGGACGTCGGCTCCGGGCGCACGCTGACGACCTTGGGCACACCCGGCGAGGAGATCTTCGCCCTCGCCTACAGCCCGGACGGCCGCACCGTGGCCACCGGCATCCGCGGCCGGCCGATCCGCCTCTACGACGTCAGCACGGGCCAGGTGCGGCAGGTGCTCGATTCGGAGTTCGTGTACGCGCTGGCGTTCAGCCCCGACGGCACGATGCTGGCCGAGGGGCACGGCGACAACACGTGGCGGGTCTGGGACACGAGCAGCGGCCGGGTGGTCTCGGCGGGCACCGGCCGGTTCGTCTACACCGTCGCGTTCAGCCCGGACGGGCGCACCCTGGCCACCGCGGGCGACGACCACACCGTACGACTGTGGGACGCGCCCACCGGCCGGGCCCGGGCCACGCTCACCGGGCACACCGAGGCCGTCTACGACCTGGACTTCAGTGAGGACGGCGCGACACTGGTCAGCGGTGGGGAGGACGGCACCGTACGGCTGTGGGACGTGGCCGCCGGGCAGCAGCGCTCGATGCTGCCCGGCCGCACCGAATCGGTCGACTCGGTCGCGCTCAGCCCCGACGGCCGCACCTTGGCCGCGGGTGACACCGAGGACCTGAACACCGTCCGGCTGTGGGACGTGGCGCCGCCGCTCACCATGGACGCGGCCGTCGCCCACATCTGTGCCACTACGCAATCCTGCTGA
- a CDS encoding AfsR/SARP family transcriptional regulator: MSIDVLGELRLTGGPLRGKAAELLRLLVAGQERPVAVHTITEVLWGDRPPRSAAANLHTYASRVRAVLDDGARLVHTGGSYRLLAGRCDLASFAALAMSGDPVALREALELWQGNPITPAMRERSVTAEGLARRFEELRLLAYARLAAAAEPASLIGELRQLVAEHPRRESVHALLLRALYEAGDAAAALLEYHRLRRMLADELGVEPSAPLRALYRSVLCGAA; this comes from the coding sequence ATGAGCATCGACGTCCTGGGCGAGCTGCGGCTCACCGGCGGTCCGCTGCGGGGCAAGGCGGCCGAGCTGCTGCGCCTGCTCGTCGCGGGCCAGGAGCGTCCGGTCGCCGTGCACACGATCACCGAGGTGCTCTGGGGTGACCGGCCGCCCCGGTCGGCGGCGGCCAATCTGCACACGTACGCCTCCCGGGTGCGCGCCGTGCTCGACGACGGCGCGCGGCTGGTGCACACCGGCGGCAGCTACCGGCTGCTCGCCGGCCGCTGTGATCTGGCGTCGTTCGCCGCGCTGGCCATGAGCGGCGACCCCGTCGCCCTGCGGGAGGCGCTCGAACTGTGGCAGGGCAATCCGATCACCCCGGCGATGCGCGAGCGGTCGGTCACGGCGGAAGGGCTGGCCCGCCGCTTCGAGGAGCTGCGCCTGCTGGCGTACGCGCGGCTGGCTGCCGCCGCCGAGCCCGCGAGCCTGATCGGTGAGCTGCGTCAGCTGGTGGCCGAGCACCCGCGCCGGGAGAGCGTGCACGCTCTGCTGCTGCGGGCGCTCTACGAGGCCGGCGACGCCGCGGCCGCCCTGCTCGAATATCACCGGCTGCGCCGCATGCTGGCCGACGAGCTGGGGGTGGAGCCGAGCGCGCCGTTACGCGCGCTCTACCGATCGGTGCTGTGCGGCGCCGCCTGA
- a CDS encoding N-acetylglucosamine kinase: protein MDLVVGLDAGGTASKAVVSTVDGVIVGRGSAGAGNPLSTGAPAAAAMASEALRAALGRAQPSSVVRGVLGVAGASALAGGDGLAAYEKVWRELGLTCPMVVVGDAVTAFAAGSPAPAGVVLIAGTGAIAAQVRGEQVVRTADGHGWLLGDVGSGRWIGLAALRTAVREWSSPFAAAIAAHVGSGSADEMIRWAQDLPFAEIDALAPLVCALARQADPHARAITAEAAAELISTLDGLGAAGPVVLAGGLLAADTPVRDGVRAILRGRRVEPVPSRDPAAAAAWLAARPLSGRPATALHARFLSDQAAPHSTDR, encoded by the coding sequence ATGGACCTCGTCGTGGGCTTGGACGCGGGCGGCACGGCTTCCAAGGCCGTCGTCTCGACCGTGGACGGCGTGATCGTCGGCCGTGGATCGGCGGGCGCGGGCAACCCGCTGTCGACCGGCGCCCCCGCCGCGGCCGCCATGGCCTCGGAAGCGCTGCGGGCGGCCCTCGGCCGCGCGCAGCCGTCCAGTGTGGTGCGCGGCGTGCTCGGCGTGGCCGGGGCCAGTGCGCTGGCCGGTGGGGACGGGCTCGCGGCGTACGAAAAGGTCTGGCGGGAACTGGGACTGACCTGCCCGATGGTGGTGGTCGGGGACGCGGTGACGGCCTTCGCCGCGGGCAGCCCGGCACCGGCCGGCGTGGTGCTGATCGCGGGCACGGGCGCGATCGCCGCCCAGGTCAGGGGCGAACAGGTCGTCCGCACGGCCGACGGCCACGGCTGGCTGCTGGGCGACGTCGGCTCGGGCCGCTGGATCGGACTGGCCGCATTGCGCACCGCCGTACGGGAATGGTCGTCGCCTTTCGCCGCCGCGATCGCCGCGCACGTCGGCTCCGGAAGCGCCGACGAGATGATCCGCTGGGCCCAGGACCTGCCGTTCGCCGAGATCGACGCCCTCGCGCCGCTGGTCTGCGCCCTGGCCCGGCAGGCCGACCCGCACGCCCGGGCGATCACCGCCGAGGCCGCCGCCGAGCTGATCAGCACACTGGACGGGCTGGGTGCAGCCGGCCCGGTCGTCCTGGCCGGCGGGTTGCTGGCGGCCGACACCCCGGTCCGCGACGGGGTACGGGCGATCCTGCGGGGGCGCCGGGTCGAACCGGTTCCCAGCCGTGACCCGGCGGCCGCTGCGGCCTGGCTCGCCGCCCGCCCGTTGTCCGGCCGCCCGGCCACGGCCTTGCACGCCAGGTTCCTGAGCGATCAGGCGGCGCCGCACAGCACCGATCGGTAG
- a CDS encoding MurR/RpiR family transcriptional regulator, with the protein MSDVTGESGGLLGRLRMEGPQMPEALARIAETILADPETSAHASIVDLAERSGTSTATVTRFSRTLGFKGYANLRVAIATETGRAEQARWETDISGDIAPGDPLTDVLGVVTAADTRAIQGTAAGLDVTAVERVAEAIAGAKRVEIFGLGSSGTAAREMAFRLERIRVPVWFRTDSHTALTNAALTLPGDVAIGLSHSGRTREVIETLAEAADHGALTVAVTSFSRSPLAEVADVVFTTAVQETTFRLAALSALHSQLLILDLIYVAVAQRTFERTADALELTVRAVDAHRLPEKIPSRKRGRSKGQS; encoded by the coding sequence ATGTCCGACGTGACCGGTGAGAGCGGAGGCCTGCTCGGCCGCCTGCGCATGGAGGGCCCGCAGATGCCGGAGGCCCTGGCCCGGATCGCCGAGACCATTCTGGCCGACCCCGAGACCTCGGCCCACGCCAGCATCGTCGACCTGGCCGAGCGCTCCGGCACCTCGACCGCCACGGTCACCCGGTTCAGCCGCACGCTCGGGTTCAAGGGCTACGCCAACCTGCGGGTCGCCATCGCCACCGAGACCGGCCGGGCCGAGCAGGCCCGCTGGGAGACCGACATCAGCGGCGACATCGCCCCCGGCGACCCGCTGACCGACGTGCTCGGCGTGGTCACCGCGGCCGACACCCGGGCCATCCAGGGCACCGCGGCCGGGCTCGACGTGACCGCGGTGGAGCGGGTGGCCGAGGCGATCGCCGGCGCCAAGCGGGTCGAGATCTTCGGGCTCGGCTCCAGCGGCACGGCCGCCCGCGAGATGGCGTTCCGGCTCGAACGCATCCGGGTGCCGGTCTGGTTCCGCACCGACTCGCACACCGCGCTCACCAACGCCGCGCTGACGCTGCCGGGGGACGTGGCCATCGGGCTCAGTCACTCCGGCCGTACGCGGGAAGTCATCGAGACCCTGGCCGAGGCGGCCGACCACGGCGCGCTGACCGTGGCCGTGACGAGCTTCAGCCGCTCGCCGCTGGCCGAGGTGGCCGACGTCGTGTTCACCACCGCCGTGCAGGAGACCACGTTCCGGCTGGCCGCGCTGTCCGCCCTGCACTCGCAGCTGCTGATCCTCGACCTGATCTACGTCGCGGTCGCGCAGCGCACCTTCGAGCGCACGGCCGACGCGCTGGAGCTGACCGTGCGCGCGGTCGACGCCCACCGGCTGCCCGAGAAGATCCCCTCCCGCAAGCGCGGGCGTTCGAAAGGACAGTCGTGA
- a CDS encoding sugar isomerase domain-containing protein: MSITSSEYLTVVQEVVGRVGGGQHEAKRAAADILAEAVRNGGVIQAFGCGHSEALAMEIAGRAGGLVPTNRIALRDIVLYGGAPLSELADPGVERRTEIAHRLYELAPIKPDDAFVIASNSGINGAVVEMALLVKERGHKLVAITSAAHSAGVSSRHPSGRKLGEIADVVLDNGAPYGDAAIALPGGGAVGAVSSITAALLAQQLVTEVVARLLAAGITPPVYLSDNVPGGKEHNAEIEARYAGRIRRTA; encoded by the coding sequence GTGAGTATCACCAGCAGCGAGTATCTGACGGTCGTGCAGGAAGTGGTCGGCCGCGTCGGCGGCGGGCAGCACGAGGCCAAACGGGCCGCCGCCGACATCCTGGCCGAGGCCGTGCGCAACGGGGGAGTGATCCAGGCCTTCGGCTGCGGGCACTCCGAGGCCCTGGCCATGGAGATCGCCGGCCGCGCGGGGGGTCTGGTGCCGACCAACCGGATCGCCCTGCGCGACATCGTCCTGTACGGCGGCGCGCCCCTGTCGGAGCTGGCCGACCCCGGTGTCGAGCGGCGCACCGAGATCGCGCACCGGCTCTACGAGCTGGCGCCGATCAAACCCGACGACGCGTTCGTCATCGCCTCCAACTCCGGGATCAACGGCGCCGTCGTCGAGATGGCGCTGCTGGTCAAGGAGCGCGGCCACAAGCTGGTCGCGATCACCTCGGCCGCGCACTCGGCGGGCGTGTCGTCGCGGCACCCCAGCGGGCGCAAACTCGGCGAGATCGCCGACGTGGTGCTCGACAACGGCGCCCCGTACGGCGACGCCGCGATCGCGCTGCCCGGTGGGGGAGCGGTCGGCGCGGTCTCGTCGATCACCGCGGCACTGCTGGCCCAGCAGCTCGTCACCGAGGTCGTGGCGCGGCTGCTCGCGGCGGGGATCACCCCGCCCGTCTACCTGTCGGACAACGTGCCCGGCGGCAAGGAACACAACGCAGAGATCGAGGCGCGGTACGCCGGGCGCATCCGGCGCACCGCATAG
- the ngcE gene encoding N-acetylglucosamine/diacetylchitobiose ABC transporter substrate-binding protein has protein sequence MNPDSQLTRYPTRRALLRTAAVAAVTVPALAGCVTSGKDSSGEPAEGAEKTTDNPLGVKADAPLEVVVFKGGYGDDYAIKAEAAYTARYPQAKIDHKGLQKVGEAMQPRFVGGNPPDVVDNTGAGRLDIGTLVSAGQVSDLADLLDAPSLDQPGKKVRDTLLPGVIDDGTFAGKTVALNFTYTVWGLWYSKSLFAERGWTFPKTWAEMTALNAEIKKAGVAPWTYQGKYPEYINDPLLTMAAKAGGLDLVKAVDNLQPGAWKQEGLVQAATAFAELAGQGYLMSGSEALSHTEAQAAWCQKKAAFIPCGSWLEAEQKGVAPAGFDMVMGTVPALSSSDRLPVTAVQAASSESYVVPAKAKNVAGGKEYLRHLFSKESATAFAQANSTLPAVEGATDGLTLSSGLGSVRDAVTAAGTDTFSYKFRTWYGPLAKAVDDATGELVNKRISPADWSTRIQKAADALAKDTTVTKYTR, from the coding sequence ATGAACCCTGATTCCCAGCTCACACGATATCCCACCCGGCGGGCACTGCTCCGTACGGCCGCGGTGGCCGCGGTCACCGTCCCCGCCCTGGCCGGCTGCGTCACGTCCGGCAAGGACTCCTCGGGGGAGCCGGCCGAGGGCGCCGAGAAGACCACCGACAATCCGCTCGGTGTGAAGGCCGACGCTCCGCTCGAGGTGGTCGTCTTCAAGGGCGGCTACGGCGACGACTACGCGATCAAGGCGGAGGCGGCCTACACCGCGAGATACCCGCAGGCCAAGATCGACCACAAGGGCCTGCAGAAGGTCGGCGAGGCCATGCAGCCCCGCTTCGTCGGCGGCAACCCGCCCGACGTGGTCGACAACACCGGCGCGGGCCGCCTCGACATCGGCACCCTGGTCAGCGCGGGCCAGGTGAGCGACCTGGCCGACCTGCTCGACGCGCCCAGCCTCGACCAGCCCGGCAAGAAGGTCCGCGACACGCTGCTGCCGGGCGTGATCGACGACGGCACCTTCGCCGGCAAGACCGTGGCGCTCAATTTCACGTACACGGTCTGGGGTCTTTGGTACTCCAAGTCGCTGTTCGCCGAGCGCGGCTGGACCTTCCCGAAGACGTGGGCCGAGATGACGGCGCTCAACGCCGAGATCAAGAAGGCCGGCGTGGCCCCCTGGACGTACCAGGGCAAATACCCGGAGTACATCAACGACCCGCTGCTCACCATGGCGGCCAAGGCGGGCGGGCTCGACCTGGTCAAGGCGGTCGACAACCTGCAGCCCGGCGCCTGGAAGCAGGAGGGCCTCGTCCAGGCCGCGACCGCGTTCGCCGAGCTGGCCGGGCAGGGCTACCTGATGAGCGGCTCCGAGGCGCTGTCGCACACCGAGGCACAGGCCGCGTGGTGCCAGAAGAAGGCCGCCTTCATCCCCTGCGGATCGTGGCTCGAGGCCGAGCAGAAGGGTGTCGCCCCGGCCGGGTTCGACATGGTGATGGGCACCGTGCCCGCGTTGTCGTCCTCCGACCGGCTCCCGGTGACCGCCGTGCAGGCCGCCAGCAGCGAGTCGTACGTGGTGCCGGCCAAGGCCAAGAACGTGGCCGGCGGCAAGGAATACCTGCGCCACCTGTTCTCCAAGGAGTCGGCCACCGCGTTCGCCCAGGCCAACAGCACGCTGCCGGCCGTGGAAGGGGCGACCGACGGGCTCACCCTGTCCTCCGGGCTGGGCTCGGTGCGCGACGCGGTGACGGCGGCCGGGACCGACACGTTCAGCTACAAATTCCGTACGTGGTACGGCCCGCTCGCCAAGGCCGTGGACGACGCCACCGGTGAGCTGGTCAACAAGCGCATCTCGCCCGCCGACTGGTCGACGCGCATCCAGAAGGCGGCCGACGCGCTGGCCAAGGACACCACCGTCACGAAGTACACGCGCTGA
- a CDS encoding carbohydrate ABC transporter permease has product MRHGRWRFLLGALVPALVLHVVFVLSPYAQAFYLSLTDWTGVAGQASFVGVDNYVRLGGDSLFLDAVRNNLVLLAVVPLVTIGIGLFLASMLRHSPARIGQGYRIVYFFPQLLSLVVIAVLWSFVYNPNTGLLNSGLRAIGLDGLARSWLAEPAWALGAVMAVLVWSSVGFYVVLFSAAIEGIPVELFEAAKLDGAGRWATFWKVTLPLVRESVQVAFVYLGIAALDAFAVVQIMTVGPGGPDGATEVIGMSLYRTAFSYGKFGYASAMGVALFFATLTLAVLALRAGRRERLELA; this is encoded by the coding sequence ATGCGGCACGGCCGCTGGCGGTTCCTGCTCGGCGCGCTGGTGCCGGCCCTGGTGCTGCACGTCGTCTTCGTGCTGTCGCCGTACGCGCAGGCCTTCTACCTGTCGCTGACCGACTGGACCGGGGTGGCCGGCCAGGCGTCGTTCGTCGGGGTGGACAACTACGTCCGCCTCGGCGGCGACTCCCTGTTCCTCGACGCCGTCCGCAACAACCTGGTGCTGCTGGCCGTGGTGCCGCTGGTGACGATCGGGATCGGGCTGTTCCTGGCCTCGATGCTGCGGCACTCCCCGGCGCGGATCGGGCAGGGCTACCGGATCGTGTACTTCTTTCCGCAGCTGCTGTCGCTCGTCGTGATCGCCGTGCTGTGGAGCTTCGTCTACAACCCGAACACCGGGCTGCTCAACTCGGGGCTGCGCGCGATCGGGCTGGACGGGCTGGCCCGGTCGTGGCTGGCCGAGCCGGCCTGGGCCCTGGGCGCCGTGATGGCGGTGCTGGTGTGGTCGTCGGTCGGCTTCTACGTGGTGCTGTTCAGCGCGGCCATCGAGGGCATCCCGGTGGAGCTCTTCGAGGCGGCGAAGCTGGACGGGGCCGGGCGGTGGGCGACCTTCTGGAAGGTGACGCTGCCCCTGGTGCGCGAGTCGGTGCAGGTCGCGTTCGTCTACCTGGGGATCGCGGCGCTGGACGCCTTCGCCGTCGTGCAGATCATGACGGTGGGGCCGGGCGGGCCGGACGGGGCCACCGAGGTGATCGGGATGTCGCTGTACCGGACCGCTTTCTCGTACGGGAAATTCGGCTACGCGTCGGCCATGGGGGTGGCGCTGTTCTTCGCCACTCTGACGCTGGCTGTGCTCGCCCTGCGGGCCGGTCGTCGGGAACGGTTGGAGCTGGCATGA